One window of the Yamadazyma tenuis chromosome 6, complete sequence genome contains the following:
- the ctr4 gene encoding copper transporter complex subunit Ctr4 (EggNog:ENOG503P3B6; COG:P) produces MSLDPVVKMTMGGSSSSSEPACKISMLWNWYTIDSCFIAKSWHVRTRGMFAGSCIGVFLLVFFYQWLGRVAKEFDALTITASPKEEQYTSKDISSPLVYLVSHQWLLRRRNSSWVHHLIRSIIFTIQWGASYIIMLLFMYYNGYIIISCILGAFFGKLVFGMSEPSSTDEDVSCCKD; encoded by the coding sequence ATGTCGTTAGATCCGGTCGTCAAAATGACTATGGgaggttcttcttcttccagtGAACCAGCTTGTAAAATTTCCATGTTGTGGAACTGGTATACCATTGACTCGTGCTTTATTGCCAAATCGTGGCACGTGAGGACTAGGGGTATGTTTGCTGGATCCTGTATCGGTgttttcttgttggtgttcTTCTACCAATGGCTTGGACGTGTAgccaaagaatttgatgCTTTAACTATTACTGCTTCTCCTAAAGAAGAACAGTACACTTCCAAAGACATTTCGAGTCCTCTCGTATATTTGGTTTCCCATCAATGGTTATTGAGACGCCGCAACTCGAGTTGGGTACACCACTTAATCAGAAGTATTATTTTCACGATTCAATGGGGTGCTAGTTACATTAtcatgttgttgttcatgTATTACAACGGGTATATTATCATCTCATGTATATTGGGGGCTTTCTTTGGGAAATTGGTATTTGGTATGAGTGAACCTTCTTCTACAGATGAAGACGTCAGCTGCTGTAAGGATTAA